A region from the Campylobacter blaseri genome encodes:
- the acpS gene encoding holo-ACP synthase, translating into MLGIDIVKISRISNLKNKYGNKFLQKILNSNEISLIKSDKTLAGFYAAKEAVAKALGVGIGNDFSFLDVEIYKNERNAPKIKFSNKIIEKFNIKNSSLSISHDGDFAIAAVIIN; encoded by the coding sequence ATGCTAGGCATAGATATAGTTAAAATTTCAAGAATAAGCAATTTAAAAAACAAATATGGTAACAAATTTCTACAAAAGATATTAAATAGTAATGAAATTTCTTTAATAAAATCAGATAAAACATTAGCAGGCTTTTATGCAGCAAAAGAAGCTGTTGCAAAAGCTCTTGGTGTAGGAATAGGAAATGATTTTAGTTTTTTAGATGTTGAAATTTATAAAAATGAAAGAAACGCACCAAAAATTAAATTCTCCAACAAAATAATAGAAAAATTTAATATAAAAAATTCAAGTCTTAGTATAAGCCACGATGGAGATTTTGCCATCGCAGCTGTAATTATAAACTAG
- a CDS encoding restriction endonuclease subunit S codes for MLQSVKWGEFLLRDLFEVASSKKIYHANNLENIFKNQIKGSFPYVVRTTRQNGVRGYIIEDEQYTNDANTLSFAQDTFSVFYQKQKFFTGNKVKILKPKFKNQNEKIMQYITACFQKALSRLSWGVGSTVDTIKIIKIQLPICENGAINFSFMEKFIAELEATHIAELEATHIAELEAYLSVTGLKDYKLTKEERQALKDFENKEIKWKDFRIGDLFTRIKTNKLPYKAKELPQEETGKYNLPCLTSSFQNQGLNYFAPREGATILKNVISIPSNSDVYKAYYQSRDFTVLSDAYAIKFQKLKEITSKKYLFLVTSINKKTNLPIYSYKNKLGGWNVVKDKFIKLPIKEQEEIDYEFMENFILAIKKLIIKDVVEFSNSKISTTKKVLNK; via the coding sequence ATGCTACAAAGTGTTAAGTGGGGTGAGTTTTTGTTGAGAGATTTGTTTGAAGTCGCTTCTAGTAAAAAGATATATCATGCAAATAATCTTGAAAATATTTTTAAAAATCAAATTAAAGGAAGTTTTCCTTATGTTGTTAGAACAACACGACAAAATGGGGTCAGAGGATATATTATTGAAGATGAACAATACACAAACGATGCCAATACATTATCATTTGCACAAGACACATTTTCAGTTTTTTATCAAAAACAAAAATTTTTTACAGGAAATAAAGTAAAAATATTAAAACCTAAGTTTAAAAATCAAAATGAAAAAATTATGCAATATATAACTGCATGCTTTCAAAAAGCATTAAGTAGGTTATCTTGGGGTGTAGGTTCTACTGTTGACACAATAAAAATAATAAAAATACAGCTCCCCATTTGTGAAAATGGGGCTATAAATTTTTCCTTTATGGAAAAATTTATAGCAGAGCTAGAGGCTACGCATATAGCAGAGCTAGAGGCTACGCATATAGCAGAGCTAGAGGCGTACCTGAGCGTAACAGGACTTAAAGATTATAAATTGACTAAGGAAGAAAGGCAAGCTTTAAAAGATTTTGAGAACAAAGAAATTAAGTGGAAAGATTTTAGAATAGGAGATTTATTCACAAGAATAAAAACAAATAAATTACCTTATAAAGCTAAAGAATTACCCCAAGAAGAAACTGGAAAATATAATTTACCATGTTTAACATCAAGTTTTCAAAATCAAGGATTAAATTATTTTGCACCTAGAGAAGGAGCAACAATTTTAAAAAATGTGATTTCAATACCTTCGAATAGTGATGTATATAAGGCATATTATCAATCAAGAGATTTTACAGTTTTATCCGATGCTTATGCTATAAAATTTCAAAAATTAAAGGAAATCACTTCAAAAAAATATTTATTTTTAGTAACTTCTATAAATAAAAAAACAAATTTACCAATTTATTCTTACAAAAATAAATTAGGCGGTTGGAATGTTGTTAAAGATAAATTTATAAAATTACCAATTAAAGAACAAGAAGAAATTGATTATGAGTTTATGGAAAATTTCATTTTAGCGATAAAAAAACTGATAATTAAAGATGTGGTTGAATTTTCAAATAGTAAAATATCGACTACAAAAAAAGTTTTAAATAAATAA
- a CDS encoding ArsR/SmtB family transcription factor — translation MQNNLKEKSQKEACEEICDVTMVHKDIIENVSSKMIDEDSLSALSDFFKTLGDPTRMRILWALSEAEMCVCDIAYLLNMSQSAISHQLRVLKQNRFVKNKKVGKVVYYSLLDRHIKDISKQAFAHINE, via the coding sequence ATGCAAAACAATTTAAAAGAAAAATCTCAAAAAGAAGCTTGTGAAGAAATTTGTGATGTAACCATGGTTCATAAAGACATCATAGAAAATGTAAGTTCAAAAATGATAGATGAAGACTCTTTATCTGCATTGTCAGACTTTTTTAAAACTCTAGGTGATCCAACTAGGATGAGAATTTTATGGGCATTAAGTGAGGCTGAGATGTGTGTATGTGACATAGCCTATCTTTTAAACATGAGTCAATCAGCAATCTCTCATCAACTAAGAGTTTTAAAACAAAATCGCTTCGTTAAAAATAAAAAAGTTGGAAAAGTTGTTTACTACTCTTTATTAGATAGACACATTAAAGATATATCAAAACAAGCTTTTGCACATATAAACGAATAA
- a CDS encoding FeoA family protein, which translates to MGLNSCKSGKRYIIKNINAKGKLFYKLLDMGFIDGAMVEVVREAPLYDPMELKIHNYLITLRKSEATLIEVEEA; encoded by the coding sequence ATGGGTTTAAATAGCTGTAAAAGCGGAAAAAGATATATAATCAAAAATATCAATGCAAAAGGAAAGCTTTTTTACAAGCTTTTAGATATGGGTTTTATAGATGGTGCTATGGTAGAAGTTGTAAGAGAAGCCCCTTTATACGACCCAATGGAATTAAAAATTCACAATTACCTAATTACTCTTAGAAAAAGTGAAGCAACCCTAATAGAAGTAGAGGAAGCATGA
- a CDS encoding heavy metal translocating P-type ATPase, producing MKKQLLQIILTAVLFTITFWIKSEYLKILILLTAYLIVSYDILIHSIKHIFKGKVFDEYFLMSLASIGAFCIGEYPEGVAIMLFYKIGELFERYSVSNSKKSIKEMLDLRPEYANLKIDENIKKVAPNLVKLGEIILVKPGEKIPLDGVIIKGSSSLDTSALTGESKLKDVGYGDEVKSGSINTNGVLEIKVNTTFENSIVSKILQLVENSIHKKSKSEKFITKFARVYTPIVVTLALIVAFLPPLILPNSTFSEWIYKALIFLVVSCPCALVISVPLSFFGGIGGASKNGILIKGSIYLEALTKLETLAFDKTGTLTEGKFYIDKIVPFKDITKDELLKYAAYGEAYSTHPIAISVVKAYNKSIDESKIKSIQELPGLGIKAIIGDDEILVGNKKLINSVNTPNSNQTAIYISINSKYAGYITLKDKLKDEAKSTISWLNKNKIKTAILTGDSDVIAQDIASNLGILKVSSELLPADKVCSIENFLKDKKQNFTVGYVGDGINDAPVLARADVGISVFGSSDAAMEASDIVLMDKNLKKIISAIKISRKTLSIAKQNIVFAIGIKVGVMLLGIFGLANIWMAIFADVGVTVLAILNALRPYIYSVKLGKIPS from the coding sequence ATGAAAAAACAACTATTGCAAATAATTTTAACAGCTGTCCTTTTTACTATCACTTTTTGGATAAAAAGTGAATACCTAAAAATACTTATACTTTTAACTGCATACCTAATAGTGAGTTATGATATTTTAATACACTCCATAAAACATATTTTCAAAGGAAAAGTTTTTGATGAGTATTTTTTAATGTCTCTTGCCTCCATAGGTGCTTTTTGTATAGGCGAATATCCTGAAGGTGTTGCCATAATGCTGTTTTATAAAATAGGCGAACTTTTTGAAAGATATTCAGTTTCAAACTCTAAAAAATCGATTAAAGAGATGCTTGATTTAAGACCAGAGTATGCAAATTTAAAAATTGATGAAAATATTAAAAAAGTAGCTCCAAATTTAGTTAAACTAGGTGAGATTATTCTAGTAAAACCAGGTGAAAAAATCCCACTTGATGGTGTAATTATAAAAGGAAGCTCATCTTTAGATACCTCAGCTCTAACAGGAGAAAGCAAACTAAAAGATGTAGGATACGGCGACGAGGTAAAAAGTGGATCTATAAACACTAATGGAGTTTTAGAGATAAAGGTTAATACAACTTTTGAAAACTCAATTGTTAGTAAAATTTTACAACTTGTAGAAAACTCAATACACAAAAAATCAAAATCAGAAAAATTCATTACGAAATTTGCAAGAGTATATACACCCATAGTAGTAACTTTGGCACTAATAGTAGCATTTTTGCCACCATTAATCTTACCAAACTCTACTTTTAGCGAATGGATATACAAAGCTTTAATATTTTTAGTAGTTTCTTGTCCTTGTGCTTTAGTTATATCTGTTCCACTTAGCTTTTTTGGTGGAATTGGCGGTGCTTCTAAAAACGGGATACTCATAAAAGGAAGTATCTATCTAGAAGCCTTAACAAAACTAGAAACACTAGCATTTGATAAAACAGGAACACTTACAGAAGGTAAATTTTATATTGATAAGATAGTTCCTTTTAAAGATATAACAAAAGATGAACTTTTAAAATATGCAGCTTACGGGGAGGCTTATAGCACCCATCCTATCGCAATCTCTGTAGTTAAAGCTTATAATAAAAGCATCGATGAAAGTAAGATAAAATCAATTCAAGAACTTCCTGGCTTAGGTATAAAAGCTATTATAGGCGATGATGAAATTTTAGTGGGAAATAAAAAACTAATAAATAGCGTTAATACACCAAATAGTAATCAAACAGCAATTTACATCTCAATAAACTCAAAATATGCAGGATATATAACACTAAAAGATAAGTTAAAAGATGAAGCAAAATCAACCATATCTTGGTTAAATAAAAACAAGATAAAAACAGCTATTTTAACAGGCGATAGCGATGTGATAGCTCAAGATATAGCTAGTAATTTAGGCATATTAAAAGTTAGTAGTGAACTGCTACCTGCTGATAAAGTTTGTAGTATAGAAAATTTCTTAAAAGATAAAAAGCAAAATTTCACAGTTGGGTATGTGGGTGATGGGATAAATGACGCTCCTGTTTTAGCAAGGGCTGATGTTGGAATTTCTGTATTTGGTAGTAGTGATGCTGCTATGGAGGCATCTGATATAGTGTTAATGGATAAAAATCTAAAAAAGATAATCTCAGCTATAAAAATATCAAGAAAAACTCTAAGCATTGCAAAACAAAATATAGTCTTTGCAATAGGTATAAAAGTAGGCGTTATGTTGCTTGGAATTTTTGGGTTAGCAAATATATGGATGGCTATTTTTGCCGATGTAGGCGTAACTGTACTTGCTATATTAAATGCTTTAAGGCCTTATATTTATAGTGTGAAATTAGGTAAAATTCCTAGCTAA
- a CDS encoding DUF4198 domain-containing protein: MKKIGVVVLVTTLASSLFAHDLWVWGTQDKKLNVDMIYGHHFPAPEKIADERVSLFEPVKVIGEKETLSLKQVGEEAYHYEGDKLSKGAYLLNAYYKATPWIKTANGEWAMGKTRKDAKDVELCLIATMQGKALISVDGGDGKIISKTLDRGLEITPMFDSLKDIKEGKLLKFKLTLNGKAVKQAEVFGSYGGYASNDMASAAFAKTDLNGEFEFRPLKKGLWYLKSVVKNPTNDKDCETYQDKTTLIFEVK, encoded by the coding sequence ATGAAAAAAATTGGTGTTGTAGTTTTGGTTACTACTTTGGCAAGTTCTTTGTTTGCCCATGATTTATGGGTTTGGGGAACTCAAGATAAAAAATTAAATGTTGATATGATATATGGTCATCACTTTCCAGCCCCTGAAAAAATTGCTGATGAGAGAGTTTCTCTTTTTGAGCCTGTAAAAGTTATAGGAGAAAAAGAAACATTATCTTTAAAGCAAGTGGGCGAAGAAGCGTATCATTATGAAGGAGATAAGTTATCTAAAGGGGCTTATCTTTTAAATGCCTATTATAAAGCTACCCCTTGGATAAAAACAGCTAATGGCGAGTGGGCAATGGGTAAGACTAGAAAAGATGCCAAAGATGTAGAGCTCTGCTTAATAGCTACTATGCAAGGAAAAGCCCTTATTTCTGTTGATGGGGGTGATGGAAAAATCATATCAAAAACTTTAGATAGAGGACTTGAGATAACTCCTATGTTTGATAGTTTAAAAGATATTAAAGAGGGTAAACTTCTTAAATTTAAACTTACACTAAATGGAAAAGCCGTTAAGCAAGCAGAAGTTTTTGGAAGTTATGGCGGATATGCGAGTAATGATATGGCAAGTGCTGCTTTTGCAAAAACTGATTTAAATGGAGAGTTTGAATTTAGACCTTTAAAAAAGGGACTTTGGTACCTAAAAAGCGTAGTTAAAAATCCTACAAATGATAAAGATTGCGAAACTTATCAAGACAAAACTACTTTAATTTTTGAAGTAAAATAA
- a CDS encoding sulfite exporter TauE/SafE family protein — protein MLDIQTMLFFSALGSFVGIVAGMFGIGGGGIMVPILAWIFLKKGISPDLIMHLALGSSMASIIVTTFSSFNAHNKRNSVHWGLFKMIVPGVIIGAFLGSFVASKISSIYLAILFSVFMFYSSIRMFFSKNSLDNKEHILPNIVQLFSGGFIGLVSAIISIGGGILTVPYLTWQGVDVKKAIGTSSAVGFALSIGGAIGYVFNGLSITTLSDYNLGYVNLVAFFFISFFSYFTAPLGVKLIHKIPSKNVKKIFALLPFVLSIKMVLELIKG, from the coding sequence ATGCTAGATATTCAAACTATGTTATTTTTTTCAGCCCTTGGGTCGTTTGTGGGTATTGTTGCTGGTATGTTTGGTATAGGTGGAGGTGGCATTATGGTTCCTATTCTTGCTTGGATATTTTTAAAAAAAGGCATATCGCCAGATCTTATCATGCACTTAGCATTAGGAAGTAGTATGGCTTCAATCATAGTAACAACTTTTTCAAGCTTTAATGCACACAATAAACGAAACTCAGTTCATTGGGGATTGTTTAAAATGATAGTTCCAGGTGTTATAATAGGTGCATTTTTAGGTAGTTTTGTGGCATCTAAGATAAGTTCTATCTATCTTGCTATATTATTTTCAGTATTTATGTTTTACTCATCTATAAGAATGTTTTTTTCTAAAAACTCTTTGGATAATAAAGAGCATATCTTACCAAATATTGTACAGCTTTTTTCTGGTGGTTTTATAGGATTAGTATCAGCCATTATTTCTATAGGTGGTGGAATATTAACGGTTCCTTATTTAACATGGCAAGGGGTTGATGTAAAAAAAGCGATAGGCACATCTTCTGCTGTTGGGTTTGCACTTTCTATAGGTGGGGCTATAGGGTATGTCTTTAATGGATTAAGCATTACAACTTTAAGTGATTATAATCTTGGCTATGTAAATTTAGTTGCATTTTTCTTTATATCATTTTTTAGTTATTTTACAGCACCTTTGGGGGTAAAGTTGATTCACAAAATACCATCTAAAAATGTTAAGAAAATTTTTGCATTATTACCATTTGTGCTAAGTATAAAAATGGTTTTAGAACTAATTAAAGGATAA
- a CDS encoding aldo/keto reductase, with product MEYRYIGRSGLRVTSICLGTMTFGAMSSKEESFKIMDKAYDSGINFFDTAEIYPVPPKSNTVGVTESIIGEWLKDKPRDSIIIASKVAGAANGWFVPPVRFGLTAIDRHHIVRAIEGSLKRLKTDYIDLYQIHWPDTIVPLEESMEAMDILVKSGKVRYIGTSNDSAYGLTKANEIAKFKNLARFESIQNNFSLNNPRFLDELANVCKKEQISLLPYSPLAGGVLSGKYCDGTFPKNSRFYEYNKNSEARQKAMTNRFINEKSLKATKKYIQIAKNNDMSVVTLAIAWSKSFEFVASTIIGVRNSPQLDEILKASDIKLSEEIMHECEEVQKEFMYPMG from the coding sequence ATGGAGTATAGATATATAGGAAGAAGTGGACTTAGAGTTACTTCTATATGCTTAGGGACTATGACTTTTGGAGCTATGAGTTCTAAGGAAGAGAGCTTTAAAATAATGGATAAAGCATATGATAGTGGTATAAATTTTTTTGATACTGCTGAAATTTACCCTGTGCCACCTAAAAGTAATACAGTTGGGGTTACTGAGAGCATTATAGGGGAGTGGCTAAAAGACAAACCAAGAGATTCTATAATTATAGCTAGCAAAGTTGCAGGAGCAGCAAATGGGTGGTTTGTTCCTCCTGTTAGATTTGGACTTACTGCTATTGATAGACACCATATAGTAAGAGCTATAGAAGGTTCACTTAAGCGTTTGAAAACTGATTATATAGACTTGTATCAAATTCATTGGCCTGATACTATAGTTCCATTAGAAGAGAGTATGGAGGCTATGGATATCTTAGTAAAAAGTGGTAAAGTAAGATACATAGGAACTAGTAACGATAGTGCTTATGGACTTACAAAAGCTAATGAAATAGCTAAATTTAAAAATTTAGCAAGATTTGAATCTATACAGAACAATTTTTCACTAAATAACCCTAGATTTTTAGATGAATTAGCCAATGTTTGCAAAAAAGAGCAAATTTCACTACTTCCTTACTCTCCGCTTGCTGGAGGGGTTCTTAGTGGTAAGTATTGTGATGGAACATTTCCTAAAAATTCAAGATTTTATGAGTATAACAAAAATAGTGAAGCTAGGCAAAAAGCTATGACTAATAGATTTATCAATGAAAAGAGCTTAAAGGCTACTAAGAAATATATACAAATAGCAAAAAATAATGATATGAGTGTAGTTACTTTGGCTATTGCATGGAGTAAGAGTTTTGAGTTTGTTGCAAGTACGATAATAGGAGTTAGAAATTCCCCGCAATTAGATGAAATTTTAAAAGCCAGTGATATAAAATTAAGTGAAGAGATTATGCATGAGTGCGAAGAAGTGCAAAAAGAATTTATGTATCCTATGGGATAA
- a CDS encoding HsdM family class I SAM-dependent methyltransferase, with protein MAKTKSVEPNIADLVNWWLKTYNLDYKLEQESLNDEIDKALNEYFSKNGGKGGNRPDAKILLQNSKMNYYPVLIEYKGYKDKLVKLDINGQVENTNTKNEPNYRNINSYAVNGAIHYANAILHYTSYTEVIAIGVTGYKDINDKLHHEIGVYYVSKKNLGIGQEVDKYTDLSFLKRENFDDFTQKLEELSLSQEELERIREKKEKEINASLVKLNNDIYKDEKGLSENDRVYLVAASIMATLGISNKVSPLEKEELKSSKEIGNMDGDIILRKINSFLEEKELPQTKKDMIVRTLQNTLTTENINKPVNGESQLKRVFTKIVDDLGIYYKIGLTTDFTGKLFNEMYSWLGFSQDKLNDVVLTPSYVAKLLVKLARVDRNSYVWDFATGSAGLLVAAMNEMLIDAKEHIKSSDELEQRKLTIKAEQLLGLEVLSNVYMLAILNMIMMGDGSSNILNKNSLTDFDGKYGFGKEDKDFPATAFILNPPYSADGNGMVFVEKALSMMNKGYAAIIIQNSAGSGKAIEYNKRILKKNTLLASIKMPIDLFIGKSSVQTYIYVFRVSEAHHKDNIVKFIDFSNDGYTRSNRKKASNNLVDTDRAKERYDELVNLVLFGKSKLKIFTEEEYYEDTIDPKNGADWNKSSPIDTRPKLEDFKKTVADYLAFEVSNLLKNNKEDDSLGK; from the coding sequence ATGGCAAAAACAAAATCTGTTGAGCCAAATATTGCAGATTTGGTTAATTGGTGGTTGAAAACATATAATCTAGACTATAAACTTGAGCAAGAAAGTTTAAATGATGAAATAGATAAAGCTTTAAATGAATATTTTTCAAAAAATGGAGGCAAGGGGGGAAACCGTCCTGATGCAAAAATTTTACTTCAAAATAGCAAAATGAACTATTATCCAGTTTTAATTGAGTACAAAGGCTACAAAGATAAACTTGTAAAACTTGATATAAATGGTCAAGTAGAAAATACAAATACAAAAAATGAACCCAATTATAGAAATATAAATTCTTATGCAGTAAATGGTGCAATTCACTATGCAAATGCTATTTTACACTATACAAGTTACACAGAAGTAATAGCAATTGGGGTTACAGGCTATAAGGATATAAATGATAAACTCCATCACGAAATAGGGGTTTATTATGTATCAAAGAAAAACTTAGGTATAGGGCAAGAAGTTGACAAATATACAGACCTGTCATTTTTAAAAAGAGAAAACTTTGATGATTTCACACAAAAACTAGAAGAATTAAGTTTAAGTCAAGAAGAACTAGAGCGTATAAGAGAAAAGAAAGAAAAAGAGATAAATGCTAGTTTAGTTAAGCTTAATAATGATATATACAAAGATGAAAAAGGACTTAGTGAAAACGATAGGGTTTATCTAGTTGCTGCCTCAATTATGGCAACTCTTGGCATATCTAATAAAGTTAGTCCTTTAGAAAAAGAAGAGTTAAAATCATCAAAAGAAATTGGCAATATGGATGGCGATATTATTTTAAGGAAAATAAACTCTTTTCTAGAAGAAAAAGAATTACCGCAAACTAAAAAAGATATGATAGTTAGAACACTGCAAAACACACTGACAACGGAAAATATTAATAAGCCAGTAAATGGAGAAAGTCAGCTAAAAAGGGTCTTTACCAAAATAGTGGATGATTTAGGAATTTATTATAAAATCGGACTTACTACAGATTTTACAGGAAAATTGTTTAATGAGATGTATTCATGGTTAGGCTTTTCGCAAGATAAATTAAATGATGTCGTTTTAACACCATCATATGTTGCAAAGTTATTGGTTAAGTTGGCTAGAGTAGATAGAAATTCTTATGTTTGGGACTTTGCTACTGGAAGCGCAGGGCTTTTAGTAGCTGCAATGAATGAAATGTTAATTGATGCGAAAGAACATATTAAATCTTCAGATGAATTAGAGCAAAGAAAATTAACGATCAAAGCAGAACAATTATTAGGATTGGAAGTTTTGTCAAATGTTTATATGTTAGCAATTTTAAATATGATTATGATGGGAGATGGTTCTTCTAATATCTTAAATAAAAATTCCCTAACAGACTTTGATGGCAAGTATGGCTTTGGTAAAGAAGATAAGGATTTTCCAGCTACAGCCTTTATCTTAAATCCTCCTTATTCAGCAGATGGCAATGGTATGGTATTTGTAGAAAAAGCTCTATCTATGATGAACAAGGGCTATGCAGCCATTATTATACAAAATTCAGCAGGCAGCGGCAAGGCAATAGAATATAATAAAAGAATACTTAAAAAAAATACATTGCTAGCTAGTATAAAAATGCCTATTGATTTGTTTATAGGTAAATCTAGTGTACAAACTTATATATATGTATTTAGGGTATCAGAAGCCCACCATAAAGATAATATAGTAAAATTTATAGACTTTTCCAATGACGGATACACAAGAAGCAATAGAAAAAAAGCAAGTAACAATTTAGTAGATACAGACAGAGCAAAAGAAAGATATGATGAGTTGGTAAATTTGGTATTGTTTGGAAAAAGCAAATTAAAGATATTTACAGAAGAAGAATACTACGAAGATACCATAGATCCTAAAAATGGGGCAGACTGGAATAAATCATCTCCAATAGATACAAGACCAAAACTAGAAGATTTTAAAAAGACAGTAGCAGACTACTTAGCCTTTGAAGTATCAAATCTACTTAAAAACAATAAGGAAGATGATAGCTTGGGAAAATAG